One Candidatus Nanosynbacter featherlites genomic region harbors:
- a CDS encoding SDR family oxidoreductase, whose product MSKKYVILGAGGQLGKALCAMFPDAKALSREELDIADEEQVKAFDWSKYDVIINAAALVNADGSETDELRAKTWLANAYGPRNLAKIAIEQNKTLVHYSSDYVWDGREKNHQDDEVVAPLLVYGESKAAGDLAVSLVPKHYIMRVSWVVGDGHNMPKTMKNLADMRINPKVVDDQFGRLTFASEIARATKYFLDNNVAYGLYNVSNDGPVKSWHEIAADVFEYAGHDRNRVQPISTEEYAASKPGFAPRPLNSDMDLSKLRRAGFTPRDYTDMLKDYIKQLPVNG is encoded by the coding sequence ATGAGTAAGAAATACGTAATTTTAGGAGCAGGTGGACAACTAGGTAAGGCGTTGTGTGCCATGTTTCCAGACGCTAAGGCATTATCACGAGAAGAGTTGGATATAGCCGATGAGGAGCAAGTAAAGGCCTTTGACTGGTCAAAATACGACGTTATCATCAATGCAGCAGCTTTGGTTAATGCCGATGGTTCTGAGACAGACGAGCTGCGTGCTAAGACATGGCTAGCTAATGCTTATGGTCCACGTAACCTCGCTAAAATTGCGATTGAACAAAACAAAACCCTTGTCCACTATTCGTCAGATTATGTTTGGGATGGTCGAGAGAAAAACCATCAAGATGATGAAGTAGTTGCACCTCTTTTGGTCTATGGAGAAAGTAAGGCGGCGGGCGATTTGGCGGTTAGTTTAGTGCCAAAACACTACATTATGCGAGTGTCATGGGTTGTTGGTGATGGACATAATATGCCAAAAACCATGAAAAACTTGGCGGATATGCGTATCAATCCAAAAGTCGTCGATGACCAATTTGGTCGGCTAACGTTTGCGTCAGAGATTGCTCGAGCTACCAAGTATTTTTTGGATAATAATGTGGCATATGGACTGTATAATGTATCCAATGATGGTCCAGTAAAGTCATGGCATGAAATTGCTGCCGATGTTTTTGAATATGCTGGACATGACCGTAACCGTGTGCAGCCGATTTCCACCGAGGAATATGCAGCCAGTAAACCAGGCTTTGCGCCACGACCGCTCAACAGTGATATGGATTTGTCGAAGTTGCGTCGAGCGGGTTTCACACCAAGAGACTATACGGACATGTTGAAAGACTACATTAAACAACTGCCGGTTAATGGATAG
- a CDS encoding glycosyltransferase family 2 protein — translation MANNTDKIDITVFIPTYFGEDYLDDLLKMVFKQKIDKTYEVLIYDTSSTDKTPKIIKKYAKKHPNLRYKTITKEEYGHGKTRAAAAHDAKGDIVVYLSQDATPAHKYWLYEMTKPFELSDRIIGVMGKQDPRPTTFPLLKREIMGVFNGFGPDFGTTLFYKDSFIKKQETYDKVAFYSDVNSAARRSYLTGELPYQDVPYAEDQLFGRDVINAGYMKAYASRGNVLHSNEFKLREYKMRMFDETMGLRRVGIDVPLPTISQITKMVIIGWIRDTLFTLRDKQYSRKRKLFYLVLNIFYNIEKWRGVRRAVLTKLDDHTAIDRYSLEHVEAKSKS, via the coding sequence GTGGCTAACAACACGGACAAAATCGACATCACTGTTTTTATCCCAACGTATTTTGGTGAGGACTATTTGGATGATCTGCTAAAAATGGTGTTCAAACAAAAAATTGACAAAACCTATGAAGTTTTGATTTACGACACAAGCTCCACAGATAAGACGCCAAAAATCATCAAAAAATATGCTAAAAAACACCCAAACTTACGGTATAAAACCATCACAAAAGAGGAATATGGTCACGGTAAGACGCGGGCAGCCGCCGCTCATGATGCAAAAGGCGACATCGTGGTTTACCTGTCACAAGATGCTACGCCCGCTCATAAATATTGGCTATATGAGATGACGAAACCGTTTGAATTGTCAGACCGTATCATTGGTGTTATGGGAAAACAAGACCCGCGGCCAACCACCTTTCCCTTGTTGAAGCGCGAAATCATGGGTGTGTTCAATGGTTTTGGTCCTGATTTTGGAACAACATTGTTCTACAAAGATTCTTTTATCAAAAAACAGGAAACCTATGATAAAGTAGCGTTTTATTCTGATGTTAACTCGGCTGCTCGTCGCAGTTATCTGACTGGTGAATTGCCATATCAAGATGTTCCGTATGCTGAAGATCAATTGTTTGGCCGCGATGTTATCAACGCGGGCTACATGAAAGCCTATGCCTCCAGGGGTAATGTGTTGCATTCTAATGAATTTAAGCTGCGTGAATACAAAATGCGAATGTTTGACGAGACGATGGGGCTTCGTCGTGTGGGTATTGATGTGCCACTACCGACTATTTCTCAGATAACCAAAATGGTCATCATCGGGTGGATTCGCGACACGTTATTTACGCTGCGTGATAAACAATATTCACGGAAAAGAAAGCTATTCTACTTGGTGTTGAATATTTTTTATAATATAGAAAAATGGCGCGGCGTACGTCGGGCAGTGTTGACGAAATTGGACGACCACACGGCGATTGATAGATATTCGTTAGAACACGTTGAAGCAAAATCAAAAAGCTAG
- a CDS encoding lipopolysaccharide biosynthesis protein: MQNIKKDYLWNSLGSLLQSAISPVLLIVITRLNGIDDSGLFSFALSLSVVFWAVSLWGGRTYQVSDVKREFSSGGYVAVRFIASLIVAISAVVFCVLNGYNATKTGLIMILVTFKILESIADSLYGVLQIHHKLYVAGISLTMKAMLGFAAFMAVDIVTKNVIYGTLAILLVNVLIIFLYDILWVRRVEVINVSKKLCKEYIAQAVAIMKHTSAVFVVMFLTMFSLNIPRYFLDKSHPDQIGYFGIMAMPITLLGLFISFIIQPNVVNLSELLVKRKLKEFAQVVSKMNHITFGMGVLSVVLSYLIGVWVLNVIFGININNFQLDLTIMVIGAAANAFVSIYVNLLIIMRRFKGQFYTLLLTDILAVVVSMCLIERLAMLGSVLVFMMISLLQVTLLLVIYKRSLKDAIITDKDKGEL; the protein is encoded by the coding sequence ATGCAAAATATCAAAAAAGATTATCTCTGGAACTCGCTGGGTTCATTACTACAGAGTGCGATCTCTCCGGTATTACTCATTGTCATCACTCGACTAAATGGCATTGACGATTCTGGACTGTTTTCGTTTGCGTTGTCACTTTCAGTGGTGTTTTGGGCGGTTTCTTTATGGGGTGGTCGGACCTATCAAGTGTCTGATGTTAAGCGGGAGTTTTCGAGTGGTGGATACGTCGCCGTACGCTTCATCGCATCACTTATTGTGGCGATTTCCGCAGTAGTATTCTGTGTGCTGAACGGCTATAACGCTACAAAAACAGGCTTAATTATGATTTTAGTGACCTTTAAAATCCTAGAATCAATTGCTGACTCGCTGTATGGTGTTTTACAAATTCATCATAAGTTATATGTCGCTGGTATATCATTAACCATGAAAGCGATGCTTGGTTTTGCGGCGTTCATGGCGGTTGACATTGTCACCAAAAATGTTATATACGGTACATTGGCAATATTGTTGGTTAATGTGCTTATCATATTCCTCTACGATATACTTTGGGTGCGACGCGTTGAAGTTATTAACGTAAGTAAAAAACTATGCAAAGAATATATCGCTCAGGCTGTTGCTATCATGAAACACACGTCAGCGGTGTTTGTTGTGATGTTTTTGACGATGTTTTCACTCAATATCCCACGGTATTTTTTAGATAAATCGCATCCTGACCAGATTGGTTATTTTGGTATTATGGCGATGCCGATTACGCTTCTTGGACTCTTTATCTCGTTTATCATTCAGCCAAATGTGGTGAATCTATCTGAACTATTAGTAAAAAGAAAGTTGAAGGAATTTGCGCAAGTTGTTAGTAAAATGAATCACATAACTTTTGGAATGGGAGTGCTTTCGGTTGTTCTAAGCTATCTGATTGGTGTTTGGGTGCTTAATGTTATTTTTGGCATCAATATTAATAATTTCCAACTCGATTTAACAATTATGGTGATTGGTGCGGCGGCGAACGCTTTTGTGTCGATTTATGTTAACCTACTAATCATCATGCGTCGGTTTAAGGGACAATTTTATACATTATTACTCACAGATATTTTGGCGGTAGTGGTGTCTATGTGTTTGATTGAGCGATTAGCGATGTTGGGTAGTGTGTTGGTTTTTATGATGATTAGCTTGTTGCAAGTGACACTTCTGTTAGTTATCTATAAGCGATCGCTAAAAGATGCTATAATAACTGACAAAGATAAAGGGGAGTTATGA
- a CDS encoding DUF2142 domain-containing protein yields MKTVREKLDSVKKKLVLLCSQPHKIYLIVGLIGALGFAIITPPFQGPDEPEHYIRVQYIAHGYVIPVNPKSTGASLPKSIGETLRLTFYDDEIRGFSAKKYDFNRTKQAVKRSLNPSERYQPPMVSYNFLTYLPAVPGVFLANVFNLSPVISLYIARILLALASVVIVYFAIKLLPGKKYLFTFVALLPMMLFQQSMVGTDGVSYALLLLFLAYTLRLYVQSTDIQRNQWIKLAMLCGAIVWSKPLLYLFLPLIIILVKKKHFWRWSIAATIISVLLLGANIVMANNAGEYEYRSDSLPQNIQSDKQLQNLKEHPRRGPRVLWNSYMTSFGDDEARGVIGTFGAADTLYPLWMGYIYIFVLGMTATVSLGKDKSKLTIPNSWRWLAVGLAAVHFVAVNVAIYLTYTPYNFDIIYGVQGRYFLPTLIIIFMAIFLGRGAELKPQDKKNIIMISSLIILLLVIMALLITFQRYFMYTP; encoded by the coding sequence ATGAAGACGGTGCGAGAGAAGCTTGATAGTGTCAAGAAAAAGTTAGTGTTGCTGTGTAGTCAGCCGCATAAAATCTACCTTATAGTTGGGTTAATTGGTGCATTAGGCTTTGCGATCATCACCCCTCCATTTCAAGGTCCTGATGAGCCAGAGCATTATATTCGTGTGCAGTATATCGCACACGGATATGTTATACCAGTCAACCCAAAAAGCACTGGTGCTAGTTTGCCAAAATCTATTGGTGAGACGCTGAGACTAACGTTCTATGATGATGAGATTCGCGGTTTTTCAGCTAAAAAATATGATTTTAATCGCACTAAGCAAGCTGTCAAGAGATCATTGAACCCAAGTGAGCGGTATCAACCGCCTATGGTTTCATACAATTTTCTAACCTATTTACCAGCTGTTCCAGGGGTATTTTTGGCTAACGTCTTTAATCTCAGCCCGGTTATCTCTCTCTATATTGCACGAATACTATTAGCTTTAGCGTCAGTGGTAATAGTTTATTTTGCTATTAAACTATTACCAGGTAAAAAATATTTATTTACGTTTGTTGCGTTGTTGCCAATGATGTTATTCCAGCAGTCTATGGTAGGAACTGATGGAGTATCATATGCTTTATTGTTGTTATTCCTTGCATATACGCTACGCCTGTATGTACAATCGACCGACATCCAACGTAATCAATGGATTAAATTAGCCATGCTGTGCGGTGCGATCGTTTGGTCTAAGCCGCTACTATATCTGTTTTTGCCATTGATCATTATTTTGGTAAAAAAGAAGCATTTTTGGCGTTGGTCGATTGCGGCTACAATTATCAGTGTATTGCTGCTTGGAGCTAATATAGTGATGGCGAACAATGCAGGAGAATATGAATACAGAAGTGATTCATTGCCTCAAAATATACAATCAGATAAACAATTACAGAATCTCAAAGAACATCCAAGACGAGGACCTCGTGTTTTGTGGAATTCATATATGACATCATTTGGTGATGATGAAGCTCGAGGTGTAATTGGTACTTTTGGTGCGGCCGATACATTATATCCATTATGGATGGGTTATATATATATCTTTGTGTTAGGAATGACAGCAACGGTATCGTTAGGAAAGGACAAGAGTAAGCTTACTATCCCGAACTCTTGGCGTTGGTTAGCTGTAGGTTTGGCCGCGGTACACTTTGTTGCAGTTAATGTAGCTATCTATCTAACGTATACACCATATAACTTTGACATCATCTACGGGGTCCAGGGTCGCTATTTCTTGCCAACACTTATCATAATTTTCATGGCGATATTTTTGGGTCGAGGAGCTGAGCTAAAACCTCAAGATAAGAAAAATATCATCATGATTTCATCGCTAATCATTTTGTTATTGGTGATAATGGCGCTATTGATAACGTTTCAGCGGTATTTCATGTATACCCCGTAA